The Bradyrhizobium sp. LLZ17 genomic sequence GGCGCTTGGAGCGGTGGATGAAGGCTTCCGTGGTGACGATCGAGCCGAACGGGCATTTCTGCAGCGATTGTGCGGTCCGCGCATCGGCAGTTTGCTCGTCGCTGAATGCGGTTGAGCTCAGGGAATTCGAGCATCTCGGCCGCCATGTCCATTTCGGCAGCGGCGAGACGGTGTTCTCGGAGGAGGATATCGCGACGTCGTTCTTCAACGTGCTCGAGGGCGTCATGCGGCTGTACAAGCTGCTGCCCGACGGCCGTCGCCAGATCGTCGGCTTTGCCTTGCCGGGCGATTTCCTGGGGATGAATATTTCCGGCCGGCACAATTTTTCGGCCGATGCGATCGGCGCGGTGGCCGTGTGCCAGTTTGCGAAGGCGCCCTTCGGCCGTTTCATCGAGGACCGGCCGCATCTCCTCAGGCGCATCAACGAGCTCGCCATTCGCGAGTTGAGCCAGGCCCGCGATCATATGGTCCTGCTCGGCCGCCGTTCGGCCGCTGAGAAGGTCGCAGCCTTTCTCCTCGGCTGGCGTGAGCGGTTGTTCTCGCTCAAGGGTCCCTCGGACACGGTGTGGCTTCCGATGAGCCGGCAGGACATCGCCGATTATCTCGGCCTGACCATCGAAACCGTCAGCCGCACCTTGACCAGGCTGGAGCGCCGCGGCGCGATCGAGATCATCCACGGTGGCATCAGCCTGCTCGATCTCGCCAGGGTCGAAGCCTTGGCCGCCGCCTGACGGCCGTTCCAAAACGCTTCCCGATTTTGATCCCGATCAATGACGTCGGCCGGACAATGCGAATACTGCCCGGAACAAAGTTTGGGAGGGGCACCATGCCGACCGAAGCGCTGCTCGTGATGACTGCCGTCGTGGCCGTCTTTGTCGCATTCGCTGCAGCTCTGGCCTGGGCAGACCTACAGACCAGCGCAAGCAGGCCTGATTCGGGTGCCAAGCGCAGAGCTTCCTGAGAGAATAGTCCGGTTTGGACATGCCAAGCGCGGGCGCTGGGCCTGTCGCCTATACGGCAGCGCCTCAACGCAATCGCGGCTTGCCAGCCCTGCAACTCTGCATCGTCCGAAATGCATCGCCGCAGCTTGCGGGTGCGGCGTCTCGGCGCATTCGCGGCTTTTTAGCGGCACTTGCCTAAAACCGTGTCTGTGCTTTCCGGTTGAAAAGCCCGGCAACGTTGACTACGCAGGAACTCCACTGCCTCGCAGTCTTAGGAGTCCCGGCGTGCCTCAGGACAAGACCGGCGATCCCCGACAGCCGTCGGGCAACAAATTATCGGTGCTGCGCAAGCATCCGATATTCGCAGATCTGGAACCGGAGGCGCTCGACCAGCTCTGCCGCTACGCCAAGCAGACCACGGTCAAACGCGGCGCGACGATCGCCGCCAAAGGCGATCCGGGCAACAATCTGTTCGCGGTGATCGCGGGCACCGTGAAGATATCCTCGTCCTCGCCCGACGGCCGAAACGCCATTCTCAATCTGATCGGCCCCGGCGAGATCTTTGGTGAGATCGCGGTCCTCGATGGTGCGCCGCGCTCGGCGGACGCGACCGCCAACACCAATTGCGAGCTCTACATCATCGACCGTCGCGACTTCCTGCCGTTCGTGAAGAGCCAGCCGGCGCTGGCGATGAAATTCATCGAGCTGCTTTGCGCCCGGCTGCGCTGGACCAGCCAGCAGGTCGAGCAGGTGATCCTGCAGAATCTGCCGGGCCGGCTTGCGAGCGCGCTGCTCGGTCTCACCGAAGAGCGCAAATTCGACTCCGGCAGCGGCACGCTCGCCATCACGCAGCAGGAGATCAGCGAAATGGTGGGGATGACGCGCGAGAGCATCAACAAGCAATTGCGCGCGTGGTCCGGCCGCAACTGGGTTCGTCTCGAGCATGGTGCCATCGTTGTGCTCGACACCGAGGCATTGCGCGAGCTCGTCGAAAGCGGCCTCGACGGCAACTGACCGCGCGCACCTAATCGTCGATGATCGCGACCGCGCGGGTCCAGCCCGCGGAGGCGCGCGCGATTTTCACCGGGAAGCACGAGACCATAAAGCCCGTCGAGGGCAGCTTGTCCAGATCGTGCAGCTTCTCGAGGTGGCAATAGCCGATGTGCCGTCCCGCCTTGTGGCCCTCCCAGATCAGGCCCGCATCTTTCGTTTCGGCATATTTCCTTGCCGTGAAGACGAACGGTGCGTCCCAGCTCCAGCCATCGGTTCCGGTCAACCGTACGCCGCGGTCGAGCAGGTACATGGTCGCCTCATATCCCATGCCGCAGCCGGAATTGACGTAGTCCGGCCGGCCGAATTTCGCCCCGGCACTGGTGTTGACGACAACGATCTCGAGCGGCGAGAGCGTGTGGCCGATGCGCTTGAGTTCTTTTTCGACGTCGTCGGCGGTGGCGACGTAACCATCCGGCAGATGCCGGAAGTCGAGCTTCACGCCGGGCTGGAAACACCAGTCCAGCGGCACCTCGTCGATGGTCCACGATCGCTCGCCGCGATTCATAGTCGGATGAAAATGCCAGGGCGCGTCGAGATGCGTGCCGTTATGCGTCGACAGCGACACCTGTTCAACGGCCCAGCCCTGACCGTCCGGCAGATCCTCCGCCTTGAGACCGTCGAAGAACTGCAGCATGCGCGGCAGTCCCTGCTGATGGTCGATATACTGGATCGTCGGGTGATTGCCCGGCGGATCGGCCGGCACGTCGTTCTGCAACGGCACGGAGATGTCGATCAGCTTCCGCGACATGGACTGTTTCCTCGGGGCGTTTCCTCGAAATGTTCCATCATGTTCGGAGCATCTTGAGGGCGCCGCGCCGGCGACGTCAAGTGACGCGCCGGCGCAAGGAGTTTTAGCGCAAAATGTGGCGCGGCAGCCAGAGCGAGATCTCGGGCAGGTAGGTCACGAGCATCAGCACGAACAGCATGACGCCGTAGAACGGCCAGATCTTGCGCATCACCTCTTCGAGCGAGACCTTGCCCACCGCGCAGCCGACGAACAGGATGGCGCCGACCGGCGGATGGCACAGGCCGATGCCGAGATTGAGCAGCATGATCATGCCGAAGTGCACGGGATCGACGCCGAAGTTCTGCATCACCGGCAGGAGGATCGGCGTCGCAATGAGGATCGACGGCGCCATGTCGAGCAGTGTCCCGAGCAGCAGCAGCAACACGTTGAGCAGCAGCAGGATGACGTATTTGTTGCTGGAGATCGACAGGAAGAACGCCGTCATCTTCGCCGGCATCTGCGTCAGCGCCATGATGTAGCCGACAGCGGACGCGCAGGCGATCAGCGTCATCACCATCGCGACGGTACGCAAGGTCCGATGCAGGAGCACCGGCAGGTCGCGCCATTTGTAATCGCGATAGACGAACATGGTGACGAAGAATGCCCAGATGCAGGCGACAGCGCCGGCCTCGATCGCGGTGAAGATGCCGCCCAAAATGCCGCCGAGAATGATCACCAGCGTGATCAGGCCCCAGGCCGCGTCGATCGTGATCTTGATCGCTTCCTTGGCCGGCACAGTGCGGCCCTGCGGATGACCTTCGCGATAGGCGATCGCGACGCACAGTACGATCAGCGAGAAGCCGAGCAAGAGGCCGGGGAAAACGCCCGCCATGAACAGCGCGCTGATCGAGATGGTGCCGCCGGTCGCGAGCGAATACAGCACCGCGTTGTGGCTCGGCGGCACCAGCAGGGCCTGCACCGAGGACGAGATGGTGAGATTGGTCGCGAACACGCGCGGATAGCCGTTCTTCTCCATCTGCGGGATCATCACCGAGCCGATCGCCGAGGTGTCGGCCACCGCCGAACCGGAGATGCCGCTGAGGAACGTCGTCGCCAGCACGTTGACGATGGAGAGACCGCCGCGCAACCGCGTCAGGCCGACCAGCACGTCGGCAAAGGCGACCAGCCGCCGCGCCATGCCGCCTTCGGCCATGATGGCGCCGGCGAGCACGAAGAACGGAATCGTCAGCATCGCAACCTTGCTGACGCCATCCGAGATCTTCAGCATCAAGGCTTCCAGCGGAATGCCGACCGAGAGCGCGCCGGCGATCGCCGCCATCGCCAGTGAATAGGCGATCGGCATGCCGATCAGGAAGCACGCGATCATCGTGCCGAGGAGGATGAAAATGTCCATTGCGATGACTCCCGGCTCACTCGAAGGGGGCGGTTTCGGAATGCTTGCCGATCGGGTCGGGCGGCACGCCGAGGAAAATCCGTTCGATCACGAACAGGAGCAGGCAGGCACCGCCGATCGGGATCGGCAAATAGGTGACGCCGACCGACAGCGACGGGAAGTCGGGGATGGTGTTGTACCAGGTGACCTCGACGAGACGTTCGCCCCAGATCACCATGAACAGCGCGATCAGCGCCATGAGCAGCTGAACCAGGATCTCTGTGGCCCGTTGCAGCGGGGGAGGGAGTTTGTTGGCGAAATAGGCGACGCTCATGTGCAGGTTGAGCCGGTAGCCGGCGGCGGCGCCGATGAAGGTCAGCACGATCGTCAGCAGCACCGCCGTCGGCTCGGGCCAGGAAGCCGCACTGTTGAGCACATAGCGCGTGAACACCGCCCACGGGATTACTGCGGAGATCGCGACCAGTGCGGTGCAGCCGACGATCACGCACAAGAGGTAGAGATAGTCCATCGCTCGGCGAAACAGTGCGGCCATCCGCGTTTCCTGCTCTGTCAGTGGTTCAGATTGTCGGGGCCAAAGCGCGACGAGCCGTCATCGCGCTTTGGCTTTGTCGTTCAGAGCGCCTGGATGCGCTGGATCATGGCCTGGTATTTCGGGCCATACTTGTCCCAGACAGGTTTGACCGCATCCTGGAATGGCTTCTTGTCGGCGATCTCCACGATCTCGCAGCCGGCGGCCTTGGCCTTCTCCATCGCCGTCGTTTCGTACTTCTTCCAGAGCTCGCGCTCCTCGAGCTGGGCTTCGCGCGCGAACTTCTTGATCAGCGCCTGATCGTCAGCCGACAGCGCGGTCCAGGACCGCTTGGAGAAGCAGAGGATCTCGGGAATGATCAGGTGCTCGGTCAGCGAGTAATATTTCGCCGCGGTGTAGTGGTTGCTGAAGACGTAGCTCGGCGGATTGTTCTCGGCTCCGTCGATCACGCCGGTCTGGAGCGAGGAGAACACCTGATCATAGCCCATGGCGATGCCGTTGCCGCCGAGCGCGTTGACCATGTCGATGAAGATCGGATTGCCGATGACGCGAAGCTTCAGCCCCTTGACGTCCGCGATCGATTTGATCGGATGCTTGGTGTTGTAGAAGCTGCGCGCGCCGGAATCCATCCAGCACAGGCCGACCAGATTGGCATTGGGGCTCGCCGTGATCTTCTCCAGCAGCTCCTGGCCGACGTCGCCATCCATCATCTTCCAGGATTGCGCCACGTTCTTGAACAGGAACGGCATGTTGACGACGTTGATGTCGTCGACGATCGGACCGACCGCGCCGGCGCTGACGCGCAGCATCTGGATGGCGCCGATCTGGGTCTGCTCGATCGTCTCCTTCTCGGCGCCAAGCTGCGCGGAGGGATAGGTCTGGATCGAGAGGCGGCCTTGGGTCGCTTCAGCCAGCTTCTTGCCCATGCTCTCGACGGCGGCGACCGTCGGATAACCGACCGGCTGCACGTCTGCGGCCTTGAACACGGCCTTGGTCTGGGCGTGGCCGGACGAGATCGGAGCCAGTGTTGCTGCTCCAAGTCCGGCGCTCAATTTGATGAAATCACGACGTCTCATTGTAGTCCTCCCTCATTGCTTTTGGTGTGTGTCGTTGTCGGGCCGTGGTCCGGTCATTCGGTGCTGGCGAAAAACTCCGGATTGGTGTGTTGCGTCTCAGAGATATCGAGCAGCAGCCGATCGAGATGCCGCTCCATGGCGATGCCCGCGCGTTGCGGATCGTGGGCCTCGATCGCCGCGAGGATCGGCTCGTGCTCGGCGATCACCTCGGTCATGCGCCCGGCCACCGGCAGGGTCAATTGGCGATAGCGATCAACGTGAACCTTCACATGCTGGATCAACGTCCAGATTCCCGGATGTCGCGCGATATCGGCGATGACGGCATGAAAAAGCTCGTCGGCCTGGTGGAATGCGACACGGTCGCCGGCCGCATCCGCCTCGCGCTGGCGTTCGACGATCGACCGCAATTGCAGGATCTGGCTTGCGGTGGCGCGTTCGGCGGCAAGCCGCGCGGTGGTCTCTTCCAGCGCCTTGCGGATGATGATGGCTTCGGGCAAGGCGGCGAGCGGAATGCGAGAGACGAAGATGCCCGATTGCGGGAAGACGTCGAGGAGGCCTTCGTCGGACAGTTTGAGGATCGCCTCGCGCACCGGCGTTCGGCTGACGCCATAGGTGACGGCGATCTCGGCTTCCGACACCACTTCACCCGGCCGGCGTCGCATCGACACCAGTTCGTTCCGCAGTTCGGTGTAAATCCGCGACGACGCCGTCGCCCGCTGCGGTGGCTTGCCGCGGCGTGGACTGATGGCGGCCGGCGTGGGCGCGGCCTGGGCTTTCCTCGTGGTGCGCGCGGGCATGCTTATGGTTATCGTTGAAAGTGATATATTAGTATACGAGAAAATCTCGGAGAAGATCAACTGGTTAAATCTGCTCGATGGTGCGCTGCGGCAGGATTGGCCAAGTCACGACGCGTGATGAGAGACCAGCCCTCGTCGCGTTCGGCGGATAGCTCCGCGTTCATGCGTTCCTCCTTGAATCCATTCCCCACCGCCTTCCTAGGGTCGCGCGGAGCGGCGAGTCCAAGTTGAAGGGGGTATCGATTGATGCTGATTTTGAATTGATCATCGGCCGCGACGGCACCAGCACGTCACTTGCTCCGTCTTCGCAGGCGAGGATGAGTGCGCTACCACGCAAGTTCGAAACCATGGGAAGGATGACAACGTGACCGACTATCGCAAGCTCTTCGATCTCACCGGCAAGAGCGCGGTCGTGCTCGGCGCCGCATCGGGCATCGGCAAATCGTCGGCGGAAGCGCTGGCCGGGCTCGGTGCCCGCGTCGTCTGCGCCGATCGTGCGCGCGACGCGGCCGAAGCGACCGCGGCCGGCATTCGCGAGAACGGCGGCTGGGCAGAAGCGGCTGCGTGCGACGCTGCGAGTGCCGCCGATGTCACGGCGCTGGCCGCAACCGTGATGCAGAAATTTTCCCGGCTCGACATCGCCGTGACGACGCCGGGGCTCAACATTCGCAAGACCATCCTCGACTACACCGAGGAGGATCTCGACC encodes the following:
- a CDS encoding helix-turn-helix domain-containing protein, which codes for MKASVVTIEPNGHFCSDCAVRASAVCSSLNAVELREFEHLGRHVHFGSGETVFSEEDIATSFFNVLEGVMRLYKLLPDGRRQIVGFALPGDFLGMNISGRHNFSADAIGAVAVCQFAKAPFGRFIEDRPHLLRRINELAIRELSQARDHMVLLGRRSAAEKVAAFLLGWRERLFSLKGPSDTVWLPMSRQDIADYLGLTIETVSRTLTRLERRGAIEIIHGGISLLDLARVEALAAA
- a CDS encoding Crp/Fnr family transcriptional regulator — encoded protein: MPQDKTGDPRQPSGNKLSVLRKHPIFADLEPEALDQLCRYAKQTTVKRGATIAAKGDPGNNLFAVIAGTVKISSSSPDGRNAILNLIGPGEIFGEIAVLDGAPRSADATANTNCELYIIDRRDFLPFVKSQPALAMKFIELLCARLRWTSQQVEQVILQNLPGRLASALLGLTEERKFDSGSGTLAITQQEISEMVGMTRESINKQLRAWSGRNWVRLEHGAIVVLDTEALRELVESGLDGN
- a CDS encoding cyclase family protein — its product is MSRKLIDISVPLQNDVPADPPGNHPTIQYIDHQQGLPRMLQFFDGLKAEDLPDGQGWAVEQVSLSTHNGTHLDAPWHFHPTMNRGERSWTIDEVPLDWCFQPGVKLDFRHLPDGYVATADDVEKELKRIGHTLSPLEIVVVNTSAGAKFGRPDYVNSGCGMGYEATMYLLDRGVRLTGTDGWSWDAPFVFTARKYAETKDAGLIWEGHKAGRHIGYCHLEKLHDLDKLPSTGFMVSCFPVKIARASAGWTRAVAIIDD
- a CDS encoding TRAP transporter large permease — protein: MDIFILLGTMIACFLIGMPIAYSLAMAAIAGALSVGIPLEALMLKISDGVSKVAMLTIPFFVLAGAIMAEGGMARRLVAFADVLVGLTRLRGGLSIVNVLATTFLSGISGSAVADTSAIGSVMIPQMEKNGYPRVFATNLTISSSVQALLVPPSHNAVLYSLATGGTISISALFMAGVFPGLLLGFSLIVLCVAIAYREGHPQGRTVPAKEAIKITIDAAWGLITLVIILGGILGGIFTAIEAGAVACIWAFFVTMFVYRDYKWRDLPVLLHRTLRTVAMVMTLIACASAVGYIMALTQMPAKMTAFFLSISSNKYVILLLLNVLLLLLGTLLDMAPSILIATPILLPVMQNFGVDPVHFGMIMLLNLGIGLCHPPVGAILFVGCAVGKVSLEEVMRKIWPFYGVMLFVLMLVTYLPEISLWLPRHILR
- a CDS encoding TRAP transporter small permease, translated to MAALFRRAMDYLYLLCVIVGCTALVAISAVIPWAVFTRYVLNSAASWPEPTAVLLTIVLTFIGAAAGYRLNLHMSVAYFANKLPPPLQRATEILVQLLMALIALFMVIWGERLVEVTWYNTIPDFPSLSVGVTYLPIPIGGACLLLFVIERIFLGVPPDPIGKHSETAPFE
- the dctP gene encoding TRAP transporter substrate-binding protein DctP, translating into MRRRDFIKLSAGLGAATLAPISSGHAQTKAVFKAADVQPVGYPTVAAVESMGKKLAEATQGRLSIQTYPSAQLGAEKETIEQTQIGAIQMLRVSAGAVGPIVDDINVVNMPFLFKNVAQSWKMMDGDVGQELLEKITASPNANLVGLCWMDSGARSFYNTKHPIKSIADVKGLKLRVIGNPIFIDMVNALGGNGIAMGYDQVFSSLQTGVIDGAENNPPSYVFSNHYTAAKYYSLTEHLIIPEILCFSKRSWTALSADDQALIKKFAREAQLEERELWKKYETTAMEKAKAAGCEIVEIADKKPFQDAVKPVWDKYGPKYQAMIQRIQAL
- a CDS encoding GntR family transcriptional regulator, which translates into the protein MPARTTRKAQAAPTPAAISPRRGKPPQRATASSRIYTELRNELVSMRRRPGEVVSEAEIAVTYGVSRTPVREAILKLSDEGLLDVFPQSGIFVSRIPLAALPEAIIIRKALEETTARLAAERATASQILQLRSIVERQREADAAGDRVAFHQADELFHAVIADIARHPGIWTLIQHVKVHVDRYRQLTLPVAGRMTEVIAEHEPILAAIEAHDPQRAGIAMERHLDRLLLDISETQHTNPEFFASTE